The proteins below are encoded in one region of Mauremys reevesii isolate NIE-2019 linkage group 15, ASM1616193v1, whole genome shotgun sequence:
- the LOC120382909 gene encoding zinc finger protein 501-like, with protein MQENYDTVTSLGGAGMVSENEEKNPQQEGGEDVGLQGTVLGRSKRNFYKNHKPGKAWGNQRRSERLLGYDPGKKMCEPINDGGDCEDLKETTAQQRIPTEERKNTCTECGKSFIRRSHLISHQRIHTGEKPYKCLVCGRGFSQTAHLISHQRIHTGEKPYKCLDCGKGFIQGSHLLRHERTHTGEKPYKCLECGKSFIQSSDLISHQRTHTGERAYKCLECGESFDWNMQLVRHQMHHTGEKPYKCLDCGKAFSDSSALIIHQRLHTGEKPYKCLDCGRRFNQNSLLTRHKRTHTGDKPYKCLDCGKSFNQSSYLIAHQRTHTGERPYTCLKCGKSFSWSSDLTAHQRTHTGERPYKCLECGKRFLQSSNLSVHLRIHTGKTPYKCPDCGKNFSQSSNLTRHQNTHMAGKTS; from the exons atgcaggagaactacgacacggtgacctcgctgg GGGGtgctgggatggtgagtgagaatgaggagaagaATCCACAGCAGGAAGGTGGTGAGGACGTGGGTCTGCAGGGAACGGTATTGGGAAGATCCAAGCGGAATTTTTATAAGAATCATAAACCAGGAAAAGCCTGGGGAAATCAGCGCAGgtcagagaggctgctgggaTATGACCCAGGGAAGAAAATGTGTGAACCCATAAATGATGGTGGAGATTGcgaggacctcaaggaaaccacagcccagcagagaatccccacagaagagagaaaaaacacatgcaccgagtgtgggaaaagctttattcGGCGGTCACATCTTATTTcccatcagaggatccacactggagagaaaccctacaagtGCCTTGTCTGTGGGAGAGGTTTCAGCCAGACCGCACACCTTATTTCACATCAGAGGAttcacacgggagagaaaccctataagtGCCTTGACTGTGGGAAAGGTTTCATTCAGGGTTCACATCTTCTTAGGCATGAGAGAacccacacgggtgagaaaccctataaatgcctggaatgcgggaaaagcttcattcagaGTTCAGATCTTATTTCACACCAGAGAACCCACACGGGAGAAAGAGCCTATAAGTGCCTGGAATGTGGGGAAAGTTTTGATTGGAACATGCAGCTTGTTAGACATCAGATGCACcatacaggagagaaaccctacaaatgCCTGGATTGCGGGAAAGCATTTAGTGATAGTTCAGCCCTTATTATTCATCAGAGactccacacgggagagaaaccctataagtGCCTCGACTGTGGGAGAAGATTCAATCAAAACTCACTCCTTACTAGACACAAGAGAACCCACACCGGAGACAAACCCTACAAGtgcctggactgtgggaaaagtttcaatcagagctcatacctaattgcacatcagagaacgcacacaggagagagaccctatacatGCCTcaagtgtgggaaaagtttcagttgGAGCTCAGATCTGACGgcacatcagagaacccacacaggagagagaccttataagTGCCTGGAATGTGGGAAAAGATTCCTTCAAAGCTCAAATCTTAGTGTGCATCTGAGAATCCATACTGGAAAAACACCCTATAAATGCCCCGACTGCGGGAAAAACTTCAGTCAGAGTTCAAACCTGACTAGACACCAGAACACCCACATGGCAGGAAAAACCTCATAA